One Vicinamibacterales bacterium genomic window, CGGGGCAACCTGGCCGCGAGCGGCACCGAACCTGCAGCATCTACCTCCCCGGGCCTGAAAACCCTTCAGCCGATAACAAAAGTGTTGTCCGAGTTCCGTTCCGCTGCTCGCGGTCTCGCCAAGTGGCGCAGCGTGGCCGTCGCCGTACCGACGCTGGCCATCGGCATCGGCGCCGCCACTGCCCTGTACGCGGTTGCCCGCGTGTCGCTCGCCGGCCTGCCGGACGTGCCGGCGATGTCGCGCGTCGGGCGGATCTATGCGGCGAATCCGGGGCTTGGCGTCGAGCGCGGGCGGGTGTCGCTGGGCGAGTTCGATCAGGCGCTCTCGAAGGCCTCGTCGTTTGAGGCGATCGGGGCGTATGCCGACGAGGACGCGCTCGTCGGCATCGGCCCGGCGGCGCGTCCGGCCGTGGCCGGCTACGCGTCCCCGGCGTTCTTTGCGGCGATGGGCGTCCTGCCCGCTGCCGGTCGGGTCTTCGCACCGGCCGACCTGACGGGGCCGCCGGTCGTCGTGGTGAGCGACGCGCTGTGGAAGCGTGAGTTCGCCGACGGGCGGCTCGCCGACGCGAAGCTGCGGGTCGACAGTGTCGATCGCACGGTGATCGGCGTGATGCCGCCGACGTTCGAATACGGCTTCGTCGACGTGGCGGCGAGCCTCTGGATCCCGCTCGAACACGCCAGCCGCAGCATGCCGGCGATCGTCAACGTCTTCGCGCGGCTGCGAGACGGCGTCGAATGGCCGGCCGCGGAGCGCGAGCTCACCGGCATGACGCACGGACAGGGTCCCTGGACGTTTCGGGCGATTTCACTCGCGAAGGACACGCGCGGGCGCGCCGTCGTCGTCTATGTCAGCACGCTCGGCCCGGCGTGCCTCGTGCTGATCCTCGCGTGCCTGAACGTCGCCTGCCTGCTGCTGGCGCGCGGCATCGGCCGTGACCGGGAATTGACGGTGCGCCGCGCGCTCGGCGCGACGCGGTTCCGTCTGATGGGTCTGCTGCTCGTCGAGAGCCTGATCCTCGCAATTTTCAGCGGCGCGATCGGCGCCGCGCTGGCGGCGTGGCTCGTCCACGGCGCGGCGCCGGCGCTCGCCGCCGTGCAGCCGCGTGGCGCCGCGGCGCTCGCAGGCGTCCGGCTGCTCCCGGTGGCGATGGCGGCCAGCACCATCGCCTGTCTGCTGTTCGGGATGGTGCCGGCGCTTCGGCTCTCGACGCGCGAAGTCACGGCGTCGCTCAACGGAGTGCCGGGCGTCCGTCGCACCCATGTCGCCGGTTACGGCGCGCGCGACGTGATCGTCTTCACCGAGATCGCGGCGGCCGTCGGGCTTGCGGTCTGGACCGCCATGGTGTGGACGCTCGCCTCGCAGCTGCACGGCCAGACGCTGACCTTCGCCGCCGACCATGTCGTGGCGATGCGTGCGCCTGACGCAACCGTCGTCCGCGTGGCCGCGCGCGTGGCGGCGGTACCCGGCGTGGCGGCGTCGGCGATTTCATCCGGCATGATCGGCGGCGGCAGGCCTGAGCGCATCGAGACGGGCGACGGCTCGCCGCTCGTCTTCTCGCGGGTGCCGGTCGGCGACCGGTTCTTCGAGACGCTGGCGTTGCCGATGCTGCACGGCCGCGCATTCGACGCGGCTGAAACGAACGCACGAGCGGCCGTGGCCGTATTGAGCGAATCGGCCGCGCGCCGGCTGGCGCCAGGCGGCGACGCGGTCGGCCGTCGTCTGCAGACCTCGACGCACGGCGACCTGACGGTGATCGGCGTCTGCCGGGATCCGATCGATGCCGGCGCGCTCGCCGCGATCGATGCCGGCGCCGGAGAGATGTACGTCCCGTACGAACCCTCGATGACGTCGCGTGAAGCGGTCGTCCTGGCGCGTGTGCCCGGCGATGCCCGGCTCGCGCTCGACGCGATCGCGGCGGCGGCGCAGGTGCCGCCTGGCTCGCCGCCGGCCCGTCCTGTCGTGCTGAGCGACAATTTCGCGGAACGCGCCGCGGTCACGGCCGCGCCCGCGACGCTGGCGCTGAAGATCCTGGGACCGTTCGCCGTCCTCGCGCTGCTGCTGGCGGCGAGCGGCGTGTTCGCGGTGATCAGTCAGTCGGTGTCGCAGCGCACTCGCGAGTTCAGCATCCGCCTCGCCATCGGCGCGACGCGGCCGGGCGTGTTGCGACTGGTGCTCGTCCGCGAGGGGAAGCTGATTGCCGCAGCCGCCGCGACCGGTTTCGTGTTCACGATGATGGCGACGCTCGCCCTCTTCGAGCAGCTGGCGACGCTCGCGTCGATTCTGCCGTCGTTCTGGGTGGGAGCGCTCCTGCTGTCGGCCGGTGTCGCGGCGGTGTCCGTGATGTGCGCGACCTACCGGATCACCCGGCTGGAGCCGGCCGCGGTGCTGCGGCGGCTCTGAGCGCCGGCAGACGTCGCCGCGATTCAGGTCGCTATGCGGCCTGGCGAACGTCCTTTTCGACCTGGCCGTCGCGGATGTGGATGACGCGCCTGGCGTAGGCGGCGATCTCCGGTTCGTGCGTGACGACAATGATCGTGTTGCCGCCGTCGTGCAGGCGCTGGAAGACCGACATGATTTCCACGCCGGTCTTCGAATCGAGGTTGCCCGTCGGCTCGTCGGCGAGGAGGATGGACGGGTTGTTGACGAGCGCCCTGGCGATGGCCACGCGCTGGCGCTGGCCCCCCGACAGCTCGTTCGGCTTGTGCGAGGCGCGCTGCGTCAGCTCGACCTTGTCGAGCGCCGCGCGCGCGCGCTCGGCGCGGTCGCGGCCCGAGACGCCGGCATAAACGAGCGGCAGCTCGACGTTGTGCAGCGCGGTGGCGCGCGGCAGCAGGTTGAACGTCTGGAACACGAACCCGATCTCTTCGTTCCTGATCCGGGCCAGCTCGTCGTCGTTCATCGCCGCGACCTCTTTGCCGTTGAGCTGATAGCTTCCACGGCTCGGTGTGTCGAGACAGCCGATCAGGTTCATCAGCGTCGACTTGCCAGAGCCCGACGGGCCCATGATCGCGACGTATTCCCCTTTGTCGATGTTGATGTTGACACCGCGCAGGGCATGGATTTCCTCAGAGCCCATGACGTAGGTCTTCCAGAGGTCCTGTGTCGTGATCAGTCCCATAGGTCTTACCGCGCTTCTCTCAATCTCTGTATTAACGAGCGAACCGAGCCGGGAGTTTCAGGCGGAAACAGCGCTCCCCAGTCTCTCACATCCACCGGAACCAGGAGCGGACCGCCGCCGCGGCTCTTGCGGCGCAGATCGGTGACGGCCGCCGCCAGATCGGATTCCGGCGCCACCCCCTGCCCGAGCAGCAGCAGGACGCAGCTGAGCGCGCCAGGGGCTCGCACCTTGGCCGCGGGCAGCCAGACGTCGGCCACGGCGGCCGCGTCGACGAACGGTACGAACTTCACGACCAGGCAGACGCTCTCGTCGGCCCGGCGGAAGAGGCCCTTCTTCGGCCGGACGACCAGCGCGAGATCGAACCCGTGCACCGGCAGCGGCTCCGACTCGGCCAGCACCTCGGCGGCCGCCTGCTTCACTTTCGACAGCGACGCGCGACGCACGAATTCGAACCCGGCGCTCCGCTGCTTGGGGGCGGGTCGCGGGGACGGCTCGCTGGCCTGCGGCGGAGCCGGTGACGGCGACGGCGTGGGTGCCGGACGCGCCGGCGGCACGGCCGCCGAGCCGCGCCGCCCGACGTCGAGATCGGCGTCGTACTTCGCGCGCAGCGGCGCGTCCATCAGGATGCGATAGGCCTCGGTGAGGTCCGCGGCGATCCCAGCCGCCATCTCCTGGAACTCGGCGCCGAGGTGCTGGACTTTGTCGGGATGATAGCGGGCGATCTCTCGGCGAAAGGCTTTCTTGATATCGTCGACCGGCGCGTCGCGCGGCACCGAGAGCAGGTCGTAGTAGTTCTTCAACGACTGTTCTTGAACTCAGCGACCTTCCCGGGCGGCAGCTGCAGGCTGCGCCGCTGATCGCGCAGCTGGCGCTTCGAGGCGCGCGTCGCGGTGCTCGCCGTGCAATAGGGGCAGAACTGCCAATCGGCCTGCAGCGAGCGGCCGCACTTCCCGCAGCCTGACTGCAGGCGGTGCCCGCAGTGCGCACAGGCCGCGAAGTCGACGCCGACCACCCCCTGGCACGCCGGGCACAGCGTCCGCACTTCCTTGACCTCGGTGACGACCCGAAAGAGCTCTTCGGGGGTGGTGAGGCCGGCCTTCACCTTGCCGAGCGCGTCTTCGCCGAGCGTGATCATGCCCGCCGCCATCGCGGCGTCGCGGATCATGTCGTCGCCGGCGCGCTGCGCGATCAGACGGCGGACCCGATCGGTGACCCGCATCACCTCGTAGACGCCGATGCGGCCGCGATAGCCGGTGAAATGGCAGTCCTCGCAGCCGACCGCCTTGTAGAACACGAAATGCGTCGCCGTCTCCTCGCTCATGTTGAGGGCGCGCAGCGTGTCGGCGTCTGGCGTGTACTGGCGGCGGCACTCGTGGCAGAGCCGCCGCACGAGCCGCTGCGCCACGACGCCGACCAGCGCCGAGGCGATCACGTACGGCTCGAGATTCATGTCCATCAGCCGCGTCACCGTCGACGGCGCGTCGTCGGTGTGCAGCGTCGAGAGGACGAGGTGTCCGGTCTGCGCTGCCTGCGTGGCGATCTTCGCGGTCTCGTGATCGCGGATCTCGCCGACCAGGATCACGTCGGGATCCTGCCGCAGAATCGCGCGCAGCGAGGTGGCGAAGGTCAACTTCGCCTTCTCGTTCACCTGCGTCTGGTTGACGCCGGCGATCTGGTACTCGATCGGATCCTCGATGGTGATGATGTTCGTGCGCCCCGACGCAACCGAGGTGATCGCGGAACTCAGCGTCGTCGACTTGCCCGAGCCGGTCGGCCCGACCACGAGGATCATCCCGTGCTGGTGGCGCAGGAAATAGCGGAGCTCCTCCATCGCCGCGGCTGAGAGGCCGAGCTCCTCGAGCGGCGGCGCCCCCTTGCGGTGATCGAGGACGCGCAGCACGA contains:
- a CDS encoding ABC transporter permease translates to MAVAVPTLAIGIGAATALYAVARVSLAGLPDVPAMSRVGRIYAANPGLGVERGRVSLGEFDQALSKASSFEAIGAYADEDALVGIGPAARPAVAGYASPAFFAAMGVLPAAGRVFAPADLTGPPVVVVSDALWKREFADGRLADAKLRVDSVDRTVIGVMPPTFEYGFVDVAASLWIPLEHASRSMPAIVNVFARLRDGVEWPAAERELTGMTHGQGPWTFRAISLAKDTRGRAVVVYVSTLGPACLVLILACLNVACLLLARGIGRDRELTVRRALGATRFRLMGLLLVESLILAIFSGAIGAALAAWLVHGAAPALAAVQPRGAAALAGVRLLPVAMAASTIACLLFGMVPALRLSTREVTASLNGVPGVRRTHVAGYGARDVIVFTEIAAAVGLAVWTAMVWTLASQLHGQTLTFAADHVVAMRAPDATVVRVAARVAAVPGVAASAISSGMIGGGRPERIETGDGSPLVFSRVPVGDRFFETLALPMLHGRAFDAAETNARAAVAVLSESAARRLAPGGDAVGRRLQTSTHGDLTVIGVCRDPIDAGALAAIDAGAGEMYVPYEPSMTSREAVVLARVPGDARLALDAIAAAAQVPPGSPPARPVVLSDNFAERAAVTAAPATLALKILGPFAVLALLLAASGVFAVISQSVSQRTREFSIRLAIGATRPGVLRLVLVREGKLIAAAAATGFVFTMMATLALFEQLATLASILPSFWVGALLLSAGVAAVSVMCATYRITRLEPAAVLRRL
- a CDS encoding J domain-containing protein, translated to MKNYYDLLSVPRDAPVDDIKKAFRREIARYHPDKVQHLGAEFQEMAAGIAADLTEAYRILMDAPLRAKYDADLDVGRRGSAAVPPARPAPTPSPSPAPPQASEPSPRPAPKQRSAGFEFVRRASLSKVKQAAAEVLAESEPLPVHGFDLALVVRPKKGLFRRADESVCLVVKFVPFVDAAAVADVWLPAAKVRAPGALSCVLLLLGQGVAPESDLAAAVTDLRRKSRGGGPLLVPVDVRDWGALFPPETPGSVRSLIQRLREAR
- a CDS encoding ABC transporter ATP-binding protein, with product MGLITTQDLWKTYVMGSEEIHALRGVNINIDKGEYVAIMGPSGSGKSTLMNLIGCLDTPSRGSYQLNGKEVAAMNDDELARIRNEEIGFVFQTFNLLPRATALHNVELPLVYAGVSGRDRAERARAALDKVELTQRASHKPNELSGGQRQRVAIARALVNNPSILLADEPTGNLDSKTGVEIMSVFQRLHDGGNTIIVVTHEPEIAAYARRVIHIRDGQVEKDVRQAA
- a CDS encoding ATPase, T2SS/T4P/T4SS family; translated protein: MRKKIGECLIQAGLISEEDLQAALAEHRRTGERVGSVLVRLNLATEKQITKALAYQLGFPYVSLADEPPDPTAIVLIPKEVAAKRLCVAMKLEKNLLTVAMSDPLLFSLVQDLEFQTGYRIKQVVSTRTDILAAIENGYPDKAIAKYTGPSAALAVPASPPRPAPRMTDTPAASLAPRAELRVFEPTAGSEGASRENTESAPIIDLVDLVVNGAITSGASDVHIEPAEKGVIVRHRLDGILKELMDLPKWVHEGLIARLKVMAGMDIAEKRLPQDGRLRVKTEDGKEVDFRVSSIRTLHGEKIVLRVLDHRKGAPPLEELGLSAAAMEELRYFLRHQHGMILVVGPTGSGKSTTLSSAITSVASGRTNIITIEDPIEYQIAGVNQTQVNEKAKLTFATSLRAILRQDPDVILVGEIRDHETAKIATQAAQTGHLVLSTLHTDDAPSTVTRLMDMNLEPYVIASALVGVVAQRLVRRLCHECRRQYTPDADTLRALNMSEETATHFVFYKAVGCEDCHFTGYRGRIGVYEVMRVTDRVRRLIAQRAGDDMIRDAAMAAGMITLGEDALGKVKAGLTTPEELFRVVTEVKEVRTLCPACQGVVGVDFAACAHCGHRLQSGCGKCGRSLQADWQFCPYCTASTATRASKRQLRDQRRSLQLPPGKVAEFKNSR